A region of Micromonospora chokoriensis DNA encodes the following proteins:
- a CDS encoding cytochrome c biogenesis CcdA family protein → MTAALLLALTAGMLGAVNPCGFALLPAYLSLLVAGASDTRGAVGRALTAAAGLTVGYVLVFGAFGLALAPLAGWLRPRLPWLTVTLGVLLVLVGCWLLAGRRLPSPGWSARAPRLTRSWPSMVLFGAAYALASLGCAIAPFLAIVVTSLQAGSTGRGLALFGAYALGMGLVVAVAALGVALLRDGLVARLRVAGALVPRLSGLMLLVTGGYVAWYGWYELRLAAGRRDALHDPVIRTAAHIQRTLADALDRIGPALLLAALALLLLTALLRRRAHRPTPASVDHDVVVPTRPGQGR, encoded by the coding sequence GTGACCGCCGCGCTGCTGCTCGCGCTGACCGCCGGCATGCTCGGCGCGGTCAACCCGTGCGGCTTCGCGTTGCTGCCCGCGTACCTCTCGCTGTTGGTCGCCGGAGCGTCGGACACCCGCGGCGCGGTCGGCCGCGCGCTCACCGCGGCGGCCGGGCTGACAGTGGGGTACGTGCTGGTCTTCGGCGCGTTCGGCCTGGCGCTCGCGCCGCTGGCCGGCTGGCTGCGGCCCCGCCTGCCGTGGCTGACGGTGACGCTCGGTGTGCTGCTGGTGCTGGTCGGTTGTTGGTTGCTCGCCGGACGGCGACTGCCCAGCCCCGGCTGGTCGGCGCGTGCGCCCCGGCTGACCCGTTCCTGGCCGTCGATGGTCCTGTTCGGCGCGGCGTACGCGTTGGCGTCGCTGGGCTGCGCCATCGCCCCGTTCCTGGCGATCGTGGTGACGAGCCTCCAGGCCGGCTCGACCGGTCGTGGGCTGGCGCTGTTCGGGGCGTACGCGCTCGGGATGGGTCTGGTGGTCGCGGTCGCCGCGCTCGGTGTGGCGCTGCTGCGCGACGGGCTGGTGGCCCGGCTGCGTGTCGCCGGCGCGCTGGTGCCCCGGCTCAGCGGTCTGATGCTGCTGGTGACCGGTGGTTACGTCGCCTGGTACGGCTGGTACGAGCTACGCCTGGCCGCCGGCCGACGCGACGCCCTGCACGATCCGGTCATCCGGACGGCCGCCCACATCCAGCGAACCCTGGCCGACGCCCTGGACCGGATCGGCCCGGCGCTGCTGCTGGCCGCTCTGGCCCTGCTGCTTCTGACCGCCCTCCTGCGGAGGCGCGCCCACCGCCCCACCCCAGCCTCCGTTGATCATGACGTTGTCGTCCCGACGCGCCCGGGACAGGGTCGTTAA
- a CDS encoding discoidin domain-containing protein, translating to MRISEFELSRRRLLILGSAVGAGLAVTRPAAAQAAPAATTPPAAATGPVADTYHALLLAHTRWAEEQWDPAINAYRLADFRFAVVLGNAVLLISPGYDPAVTGVDRDTLHARTIATIRRFAATNRLTGGTEWGRQLFWDSTFELYFVLAARLLWSDLDEVTRTNVDRIARGQAAYAHSLGTGNDPLSGSWTPNGRTGGWVGDTKLEEMGVYAQAIAPGLAWASDDPAAAAWHERFSMWTLNASGLPAADRANPALVDGRAVADWNTAHNIHDTFLVENHGSFGPHYQEELWRTAGRTAAHFLTAGQPLPEALSRQPNGDQLWRTMRLMASDAGEPFMPMVADRYHLYGRDVLPLSFLAQVQGDRHAARAEADLAERLMPYLNYPPENRLTKFSGEPKYEPEARAEVAISYLFHAWRAANGGVVQPVASSTFFAAAAGTRDFGSQAGLTAHQTPAAFAAAVSKTGFVSFQWAPAHDNWLFDTRAAALLPRQSAPVLGRTSAAYTVARDGVDATATVLRVAGGTAGYVTLPTGTVVYATTGTGADEGVFTLFNLNMPGVPGLTGTRTFTGEQGSVTLAGQSGVGDGGTDQISFAPRAARHVRMLGRSAATQYGYSLFAFAVLNADGVDLATGRPTTASSADPAYPAARATDGNPGTRWAVAREERARADSWLAVDLGDSVDISGVRLDWEAAYGTRYVIQTSLDGTTWTDAAVVPDSPTIAGSWLDVDGRAGLVVHNAQNPITVTATTVTLSSGPATGSTRLLVEGYAGANRSALAAAASRTLPSGGPEALRVSDADGYLSLFNLSGDAITTAAVTLPQRATLRLYHGSQVTGSGTTTYQVDLAAATARVEPPRFTVTAAQPEKAIPAGTRFDVTDSHHVRITAPAGHIVKVQVESASGGVRQRVTVPAGHRKDVAFAGATVTPTSDLARSRTTYPTSPLPAGMTDPSAVVDGDPGTAWQPGPNGRLVIDLGSLRELASVRLTWTPGRRRPITVSTSADGLSYATVASVPKPKPETTVTTTSSGRYLAVAVADWQPGDARLTSVEAFGA from the coding sequence ATGCGCATATCCGAATTCGAGCTGAGCAGGCGGCGGCTCCTCATCCTGGGCAGCGCCGTCGGCGCTGGACTCGCCGTCACCCGACCCGCCGCCGCCCAGGCCGCGCCGGCCGCCACCACGCCACCGGCTGCGGCCACCGGCCCGGTCGCCGACACCTACCACGCGCTGCTGCTCGCCCACACCCGATGGGCCGAGGAGCAGTGGGATCCGGCGATCAACGCGTACCGCCTCGCGGACTTCAGGTTCGCGGTCGTCCTCGGTAACGCGGTCCTGCTCATCTCGCCCGGGTACGACCCGGCGGTGACCGGCGTCGACCGGGACACGCTGCACGCCCGCACCATCGCCACCATCCGCCGGTTCGCGGCCACCAACCGACTCACCGGTGGCACCGAGTGGGGTCGGCAGCTGTTCTGGGACAGCACCTTCGAGCTGTACTTCGTCCTGGCCGCCCGCCTGCTCTGGTCCGACCTGGACGAGGTGACCCGCACCAACGTCGACCGCATCGCCCGCGGGCAGGCCGCGTACGCCCACTCCCTCGGCACCGGTAACGACCCGCTCAGCGGCAGTTGGACGCCGAACGGTCGCACCGGGGGCTGGGTCGGTGACACCAAGCTCGAGGAGATGGGGGTCTACGCCCAGGCGATCGCGCCCGGCCTGGCCTGGGCGTCGGACGACCCCGCCGCCGCGGCGTGGCACGAGCGGTTCTCGATGTGGACGCTCAACGCGAGTGGACTACCGGCAGCCGACCGCGCCAACCCCGCCCTCGTCGACGGGCGGGCGGTCGCCGACTGGAACACCGCCCACAACATCCACGACACGTTCCTCGTCGAGAACCACGGCTCCTTCGGCCCGCACTACCAGGAAGAACTGTGGCGGACCGCGGGTCGTACCGCGGCGCACTTCCTGACCGCCGGCCAACCGCTCCCCGAGGCGCTGTCCCGGCAGCCCAACGGCGACCAGCTGTGGCGGACCATGCGGCTGATGGCCAGCGACGCCGGCGAACCCTTCATGCCGATGGTCGCGGACCGCTACCACCTGTACGGCCGTGACGTCCTGCCGCTCAGCTTCCTCGCGCAGGTCCAGGGTGACCGGCACGCCGCCCGGGCCGAGGCGGACCTCGCCGAGCGGCTCATGCCCTACCTGAACTACCCGCCCGAGAACCGGCTCACCAAGTTCAGCGGCGAGCCGAAGTACGAGCCCGAAGCCCGGGCCGAGGTCGCCATCAGCTACCTCTTCCACGCCTGGCGGGCGGCCAACGGCGGCGTGGTCCAGCCGGTCGCCAGCAGCACGTTCTTCGCGGCGGCGGCGGGCACCCGGGACTTCGGGTCGCAGGCCGGGCTGACCGCCCACCAGACCCCGGCCGCCTTCGCCGCGGCGGTCAGCAAGACCGGATTCGTCTCGTTCCAGTGGGCCCCCGCCCACGACAACTGGCTGTTCGACACCCGGGCCGCCGCGCTGCTGCCGAGGCAGTCCGCGCCGGTCCTCGGCCGCACCTCCGCCGCGTACACAGTGGCCCGGGACGGTGTCGACGCCACGGCGACCGTCCTGCGCGTCGCCGGCGGCACCGCCGGATACGTCACGCTGCCCACCGGTACGGTCGTGTACGCCACCACCGGCACCGGTGCCGACGAGGGCGTGTTCACACTGTTCAACCTGAACATGCCCGGCGTCCCCGGGCTCACCGGCACCCGTACCTTCACCGGCGAACAGGGGTCCGTCACCCTGGCCGGACAATCGGGCGTCGGCGACGGCGGCACCGACCAGATCAGCTTCGCCCCCCGTGCCGCCCGGCACGTACGGATGCTCGGACGATCCGCCGCCACCCAGTACGGCTACTCGCTGTTCGCCTTCGCCGTGCTCAACGCCGACGGGGTCGACCTCGCCACCGGCCGGCCCACCACGGCCTCGTCCGCCGACCCCGCCTACCCCGCGGCGCGGGCGACCGACGGCAACCCCGGCACCCGCTGGGCGGTCGCCCGGGAGGAACGCGCCCGCGCGGACAGCTGGCTCGCCGTCGACCTCGGCGACTCCGTCGACATCAGCGGCGTACGCCTGGACTGGGAAGCCGCGTACGGCACCCGCTACGTCATCCAGACCTCGCTCGACGGCACCACCTGGACCGACGCGGCGGTCGTGCCGGACAGCCCGACCATCGCCGGCTCCTGGCTGGACGTCGACGGACGAGCGGGTCTGGTGGTCCACAACGCCCAGAACCCGATCACCGTGACCGCCACCACCGTCACCCTGTCCAGCGGACCGGCCACCGGCAGCACCCGGCTGCTCGTCGAGGGGTACGCGGGCGCGAACCGGTCGGCCCTGGCCGCCGCGGCGTCTCGGACCCTGCCCAGCGGTGGTCCGGAGGCGTTGCGGGTGAGTGACGCGGACGGCTACCTGAGCCTGTTCAACCTGTCCGGCGACGCCATCACCACGGCGGCCGTCACGCTTCCGCAGCGCGCCACGCTGCGGCTCTACCACGGAAGCCAGGTCACCGGATCGGGAACCACCACCTACCAGGTCGACCTCGCCGCCGCGACCGCACGCGTCGAGCCGCCCCGGTTCACCGTGACCGCGGCACAGCCGGAGAAGGCGATCCCCGCCGGTACCCGCTTCGACGTCACCGACTCGCACCACGTCCGCATCACCGCACCCGCCGGGCACATCGTCAAGGTGCAGGTGGAGTCCGCGTCCGGCGGCGTCCGACAGCGCGTGACGGTTCCCGCCGGACACCGCAAGGACGTCGCGTTCGCGGGTGCGACGGTGACACCGACCAGCGACCTGGCCCGGTCCCGGACGACCTACCCGACGTCACCGCTGCCGGCGGGCATGACCGACCCGTCGGCCGTCGTCGACGGCGACCCGGGGACCGCCTGGCAACCCGGCCCGAACGGCCGCCTGGTGATCGACCTCGGATCGCTCCGGGAACTGGCCTCGGTCCGCCTGACCTGGACTCCCGGTCGGCGGCGACCGATCACCGTGTCCACCTCGGCCGACGGGCTCAGCTACGCGACGGTCGCCTCGGTCCCGAAGCCGAAACCCGAGACCACCGTCACCACCACGTCCTCCGGGCGGTACCTCGCGGTCGCCGTCGCCGACTGGCAGCCCGGTGACGCCCGGCTGACCTCCGTGGAGGCGTTCGGTGCCTGA
- the serS gene encoding serine--tRNA ligase, translated as MLDMELIRKDREAVATALAKRLDPAEVTRSLDEIQRLDQERRALITEIDAERQRRKAEARAYALALRAGEEPQVVAPDAERRQLADLESQLDEVQARLRDAMSELPNLPSDDVVAGGKEANRVVKTFGEPPVIEKVRDHVELSRALGLVDYERGVKLGGSGFWIYTGIGARLEWALLNYFVDQHIRAGYEFLLPPHLLLDSAGFAAGQFPKFYDDVYHLDSASAPRGQFLLPTSETAILGAYQDEILETPKLPLKAFAYTPCYRRESAGSHSDERGTVRGHQFNKVEIFQFTLPEQADAALEEMLAHAESLVEGLGLHYQRTLLSAGDASASMKKTLDIEVWMPSTGKYKEVSSVSWAGDYQARRAAIRYREPGGKQTRFVHTLNGSALATSRLFPAILEQYQQADGSVLVPKVLQERLGTDRLTPLR; from the coding sequence ATGCTCGACATGGAGTTGATCCGGAAGGATCGCGAGGCGGTGGCGACCGCGTTGGCGAAGCGACTGGATCCCGCCGAGGTCACCCGATCCCTGGACGAGATCCAGCGGCTCGACCAGGAACGACGCGCGCTGATCACGGAGATCGACGCCGAGCGGCAGCGCCGCAAGGCGGAGGCCCGGGCGTACGCGCTGGCGTTGCGTGCCGGTGAGGAGCCGCAGGTCGTCGCACCCGACGCCGAGCGTCGACAGCTCGCCGACCTGGAGTCCCAGCTGGACGAGGTGCAGGCCCGGCTGCGCGACGCGATGAGCGAGCTGCCCAACCTGCCCAGCGACGACGTCGTGGCCGGCGGCAAGGAAGCCAACCGGGTCGTGAAGACCTTCGGCGAGCCGCCGGTGATCGAGAAGGTCCGCGACCACGTGGAGCTGAGCCGGGCGCTGGGCCTGGTCGACTACGAGCGCGGGGTCAAGCTCGGTGGGTCCGGTTTCTGGATCTACACCGGCATCGGCGCCCGGCTGGAGTGGGCGCTGCTCAACTACTTCGTCGACCAGCACATCCGGGCCGGTTACGAGTTCCTGCTCCCGCCGCACCTGTTGCTGGACTCGGCCGGCTTCGCCGCCGGGCAGTTCCCCAAGTTCTACGACGACGTCTACCACCTCGATTCGGCGTCCGCCCCGCGTGGCCAGTTCCTGCTGCCGACGTCGGAGACGGCGATCCTCGGCGCCTACCAGGACGAGATCCTGGAGACCCCGAAGCTGCCGTTGAAGGCGTTCGCGTACACCCCGTGCTACCGGCGGGAGTCGGCCGGCTCGCACTCCGACGAGCGCGGCACCGTGCGCGGGCACCAGTTCAACAAGGTGGAGATCTTCCAGTTCACCCTCCCGGAGCAGGCCGACGCCGCTCTGGAGGAGATGCTCGCCCACGCGGAGAGCCTGGTCGAGGGGCTGGGCCTGCACTACCAGCGCACGTTGCTCTCGGCGGGTGACGCCAGCGCCTCGATGAAGAAGACCCTCGACATCGAGGTGTGGATGCCGAGCACCGGCAAGTACAAGGAGGTGTCGTCGGTCTCCTGGGCCGGTGACTACCAGGCGCGTCGCGCCGCCATCCGTTACCGCGAGCCGGGCGGCAAGCAGACCCGTTTCGTGCACACGCTCAACGGCTCGGCGCTGGCTACCAGCCGGCTCTTCCCGGCCATCCTGGAGCAGTACCAGCAGGCCGACGGCAGTGTCCTGGTCCCGAAGGTCCTGCAGGAGCGCCTGGGCACCGACCGGCTGACCCCGCTGCGCTGA
- a CDS encoding DNA polymerase III subunit beta family protein, with protein sequence MPSVSDLHSIGELARASGLTVSALRFYDSAGVLEPALVDPVTGYRWYTDEQIAPARLVAGLRRIGMPVPEIAAAVRAEPAAVHLLLDAHLRRLVDGLADARREVTRLRTLVDPAPQTSTTVLFSPADLAAALDAVRFAVGADPELPMLSGVLLDVESDGVRLVATDRYRLALARARADVDGPPVRVFAPVDLVDRIRALLTAADARPVRLTVAGADLRVLVAGRTLAGSALPYDFPDYRRLVRQAVGERPTARRIPVDVAALRAALADPAAPTVARDHDGTARAVTVLGVDDTGDLRLLPDTELTSEALLVGVDGGYLLDALNAAGGPQLVLELDGPIGPLAVRRPDDADTYSVLMPIRL encoded by the coding sequence ATGCCCAGCGTGAGCGACCTGCACAGCATCGGTGAGCTGGCCCGGGCCAGTGGCCTGACCGTCAGCGCCCTGCGCTTCTACGACTCGGCGGGAGTGCTGGAACCGGCCCTGGTCGACCCGGTGACCGGCTACCGCTGGTACACCGACGAGCAGATCGCGCCGGCCCGCCTGGTGGCCGGGCTGCGCCGGATCGGCATGCCGGTGCCGGAGATCGCCGCCGCGGTACGCGCCGAGCCGGCCGCGGTGCACCTGTTGCTCGACGCGCACCTGCGTCGGCTGGTCGACGGGCTCGCCGACGCCCGCCGTGAGGTGACCCGACTCCGGACGCTCGTCGACCCGGCACCGCAGACCAGCACCACCGTGCTTTTCTCCCCCGCCGACCTGGCCGCCGCGCTCGACGCGGTGCGCTTCGCCGTCGGCGCCGACCCGGAGCTGCCGATGCTCTCCGGCGTGCTGCTCGACGTGGAGTCCGACGGGGTGCGGCTGGTCGCGACCGACCGGTACCGGCTCGCGCTGGCGCGGGCCCGGGCCGACGTCGACGGTCCGCCGGTGCGGGTGTTCGCACCCGTCGATCTCGTCGACCGGATCCGGGCGCTGCTCACCGCCGCCGACGCCCGGCCGGTGCGGCTGACCGTGGCGGGCGCGGACCTGCGGGTGCTGGTGGCCGGGCGGACCCTGGCCGGCAGCGCCCTGCCGTACGACTTCCCGGACTACCGCCGACTGGTGCGCCAGGCCGTCGGCGAGCGACCCACCGCCCGCCGCATCCCGGTGGACGTGGCGGCGCTGCGCGCCGCGCTGGCCGACCCGGCGGCGCCCACTGTCGCCCGCGACCACGACGGCACGGCGCGCGCGGTCACCGTGCTCGGCGTCGACGACACCGGCGACCTGCGGCTGCTCCCGGACACCGAGCTGACCTCGGAGGCGCTGCTGGTCGGGGTGGACGGCGGCTACCTGCTGGACGCGTTGAACGCGGCCGGCGGGCCGCAACTGGTGCTGGAGTTGGACGGGCCGATCGGCCCGCTGGCCGTACGCCGTCCGGACGACGCGGACACCTATTCGGTGCTGATGCCGATCCGGCTGTAG
- a CDS encoding saccharopine dehydrogenase family protein, with translation MTGERTYDVVLFGATGFTGGLTAEYLARHAPAGLRWALAGRNQQRLAAVRDRLAAIDPALAELPLLTADVTDAGSLRAVAESARVVASTVGPYIHHGEPLVGACARAGTDYLDITGEPEFVDLMYVRHHDEATRTGARLVHACGFDSIPHDLGAWFTVRHLPADVPITVDGYVRAGGRFSAGTYHSALTAFSRTAQASRAARDRRAVEPRPTDRRVRAVPGRLARSAELGIWTVPLPTIDPQVVRRSAAARPEYGPDFRYRHFAAVRRLPTVLAGAAGLGALIGLVKVPPSRRWLLGRLASGQGPTPEQRAASWFRVRFVGTGGGRRVVTEVAGGDPGYDETAKMLGESALCLALDDLPPTAGQVTPVTAMGDALLDRLVRAGLTFRVLDPSA, from the coding sequence ATGACTGGGGAGCGGACGTACGACGTGGTGCTGTTCGGGGCGACCGGGTTCACCGGCGGTCTGACCGCTGAATACCTGGCCCGGCACGCGCCGGCCGGGCTGCGCTGGGCGCTGGCCGGGCGCAACCAGCAGCGTCTCGCCGCCGTCCGGGACCGGCTCGCGGCGATCGACCCGGCGCTGGCCGAGTTGCCGCTGCTGACCGCCGACGTGACCGACGCGGGCTCGCTGCGCGCGGTCGCGGAGAGCGCCCGGGTGGTGGCCAGCACGGTCGGCCCGTACATCCACCACGGGGAGCCGCTGGTCGGGGCCTGCGCCCGGGCCGGCACCGACTACCTGGACATCACCGGCGAGCCGGAGTTCGTCGACCTGATGTACGTGCGCCACCACGACGAGGCGACCCGCACCGGGGCGCGGCTGGTGCACGCCTGCGGGTTCGACTCGATCCCGCACGACCTGGGGGCCTGGTTCACCGTCAGGCACCTGCCCGCCGACGTGCCGATCACCGTGGACGGTTACGTGCGCGCCGGTGGTCGGTTCTCCGCCGGCACGTACCATTCCGCGCTCACCGCGTTCTCCCGCACGGCACAGGCCAGCCGGGCCGCCCGGGACCGCCGTGCGGTCGAGCCGCGCCCCACCGACCGCCGGGTCCGGGCGGTACCCGGCCGGCTGGCCCGCTCCGCCGAGCTGGGCATCTGGACCGTCCCGCTGCCGACCATCGACCCGCAGGTCGTCCGCCGATCGGCGGCGGCCCGCCCGGAGTACGGCCCGGACTTCCGTTACCGGCACTTCGCGGCGGTGAGGCGGCTGCCCACCGTGCTGGCCGGCGCGGCCGGGCTCGGCGCGCTGATCGGGCTGGTGAAGGTGCCACCCAGTCGACGGTGGCTGCTTGGTCGACTGGCCTCCGGGCAGGGCCCGACCCCCGAGCAGCGGGCCGCGTCCTGGTTCCGGGTGCGGTTCGTCGGCACCGGGGGTGGGCGGCGGGTGGTCACCGAGGTGGCCGGCGGCGACCCGGGCTACGACGAGACGGCGAAGATGCTCGGTGAGTCGGCGCTCTGCCTGGCGCTCGACGACCTGCCGCCGACCGCCGGTCAGGTCACCCCGGTCACCGCGATGGGCGACGCGCTGCTCGACCGGCTCGTCCGCGCCGGGCTCACCTTCCGGGTGCTGGACCCGTCGGCTTGA
- a CDS encoding alcohol dehydrogenase catalytic domain-containing protein produces the protein MRALCWVAADEVAVREVPDPELRNERDVIVRVRRSTTCGGDLPLLAGRDPLLRAGDVLGAEFLGEVVEVGPAVRRHRAGDRVVVAASVACGGCWYCRQGLHSCCDNGSAEPASADPDGGRSDAGCFGRPRAAGGFVGGHAEYVRVPYADVGAFGVPDGVDDDRAVFAADAAPTGWLAAEVGAVRPGDVVAIWGAGAVGQLTARAAVLRGAARVLVVDRHEQRLRMAERHCGAEPLDYGRTDVAVELRDRSGGRGPDVCVVAVGTPPARSLIDRFGGHTADRPDALREAVHACRKGGVVVVLGATGGFVDAFPLGTVTDRRLTLHGVRRPDLRDVPMLLDRMARDELRTEHLATHRLPLEQAAHGYALFRDRADGCVRAVFTP, from the coding sequence GTGAGGGCCCTGTGCTGGGTGGCGGCCGACGAGGTGGCGGTACGCGAGGTGCCCGACCCGGAGCTGCGCAACGAGCGGGACGTCATCGTCCGCGTTCGGCGCAGCACCACCTGCGGCGGTGACCTGCCGCTGCTGGCCGGCCGGGACCCGCTGCTGCGGGCCGGTGACGTGCTCGGGGCCGAGTTCCTGGGCGAGGTGGTCGAGGTCGGGCCCGCGGTGCGCCGGCACCGGGCCGGCGACCGGGTGGTCGTGGCCGCGAGCGTCGCCTGCGGGGGCTGCTGGTACTGCCGTCAGGGCCTGCACTCCTGCTGCGACAACGGCAGCGCCGAGCCGGCGAGCGCGGACCCCGACGGGGGGCGCTCCGACGCCGGCTGCTTCGGCCGGCCCCGGGCGGCGGGCGGGTTCGTCGGCGGTCACGCCGAGTACGTGCGGGTGCCGTACGCCGACGTGGGCGCGTTCGGGGTGCCGGACGGGGTCGACGACGACCGGGCGGTGTTCGCCGCCGACGCGGCGCCGACCGGGTGGCTAGCGGCGGAGGTGGGGGCGGTGCGTCCTGGCGACGTGGTGGCGATCTGGGGCGCCGGGGCGGTGGGCCAGCTGACCGCCCGGGCGGCGGTGCTGCGCGGCGCCGCCCGGGTGCTGGTGGTCGACCGTCACGAGCAGCGGTTGCGGATGGCCGAGCGGCACTGCGGCGCGGAGCCGTTGGACTACGGTCGCACCGACGTCGCGGTGGAGCTGCGCGACCGCAGCGGTGGACGTGGTCCGGACGTGTGCGTGGTGGCGGTCGGCACGCCGCCGGCCCGATCGCTGATCGACCGGTTCGGTGGCCACACCGCCGACCGACCGGACGCCCTGCGGGAGGCAGTGCACGCCTGCCGCAAGGGCGGTGTGGTGGTGGTGCTCGGCGCGACCGGCGGCTTCGTCGACGCGTTCCCGCTGGGCACGGTCACCGACCGGCGGCTCACGCTGCACGGGGTACGCCGGCCGGACCTTCGCGACGTGCCGATGCTGCTGGACCGGATGGCCCGCGACGAGCTGCGTACCGAGCATCTGGCCACCCACCGGCTGCCGCTGGAGCAGGCCGCCCACGGGTACGCGTTGTTCCGGGACCGGGCCGACGGTTGTGTACGGGCCGTGTTCACGCCCTGA